The Armatimonadota bacterium genome includes a window with the following:
- a CDS encoding adenylate kinase — MQVILLGPPGVGKGTQAERIASEFGIAHISTGDMFREAVAAGTELGKTAREYMAAGALVPDEIVIGMVEERLGRDDTRKGFLLDGFPRTIAQAEALERLLGHLGRPVTAVVDLRADEELLIARLSGRRVCASCGATYHVQNKPPKQEGVCDVCGGEVRQREDDRPESIRERLREYAAKTAALTEHYRRMGLLESIEASGTPEEVFGLVSEALIRRAGIGTHQVAG, encoded by the coding sequence ATGCAGGTGATATTACTGGGACCTCCCGGAGTGGGCAAGGGAACGCAGGCGGAACGCATCGCGTCGGAGTTTGGAATTGCTCATATCTCCACGGGAGATATGTTCCGGGAGGCTGTAGCGGCGGGCACGGAGCTAGGGAAGACCGCCCGCGAGTATATGGCGGCAGGCGCTCTGGTGCCGGATGAGATCGTCATTGGAATGGTGGAGGAGCGCCTCGGACGTGACGATACGCGCAAGGGGTTCCTGTTGGACGGATTTCCGCGCACCATTGCACAGGCCGAAGCGCTGGAGCGGTTGCTGGGGCATCTGGGCCGCCCGGTGACGGCGGTGGTGGATCTCCGGGCGGATGAGGAGCTCCTGATAGCGCGGCTTTCCGGTCGGAGGGTGTGTGCCTCGTGCGGGGCCACATACCACGTGCAGAATAAGCCTCCGAAGCAGGAGGGTGTCTGCGATGTATGCGGTGGCGAGGTGCGTCAGCGCGAAGACGACCGTCCCGAGTCCATCCGCGAGCGTCTGCGCGAGTACGCGGCCAAAACCGCGGCCCTAACCGAGCATTACAGGCGGATGGGGCTGCTGGAGAGTATTGAGGCGTCGGGGACTCCTGAGGAGGTGTTCGGTCTGGTCAGCGAAGCGCTCATCAGGCGCGCAGGCATTGGTACGCATCAAGTCGCCGGATGA
- the rplQ gene encoding 50S ribosomal protein L17 — translation MRHRVAGRKFGLPGDQRKALLRALMRAVFSHDAIETTEARAKDVRPLVEKCITTAKKGDLHARRQVRRVLPDETLVKRVVDEVAPRYRDRNGGYTRITKLGPRRGDCAMMVRLELIKD, via the coding sequence ATGAGGCACAGGGTGGCGGGAAGAAAGTTCGGGCTCCCCGGCGACCAGCGGAAGGCTCTGCTGCGGGCCCTGATGCGCGCGGTGTTCTCTCACGATGCCATCGAGACGACTGAGGCGCGCGCCAAGGATGTGCGGCCACTGGTGGAAAAGTGCATCACCACGGCCAAGAAGGGCGACCTGCACGCCAGGCGCCAGGTGCGCCGGGTGCTGCCGGACGAGACGCTGGTGAAGCGTGTTGTGGACGAGGTTGCACCGCGCTACCGGGATCGCAATGGCGGATATACTCGCATCACCAAGCTGGGGCCGCGGCGCGGCGACTGTGCGATGATGGTCCGCCTGGAGCTAATCAAGGACTGA
- the rpsD gene encoding 30S ribosomal protein S4, protein MASTGVPVCRQCRREGTKLYLKGYRCYGKKCPFSRPEAPFPPGQHGRGRPSKLSDYGQQLREKQKLRRIYGLREKQFRLYVREAERRRGVTGENLLQLLEMRLDNVVFRLGFAASRLQARQFVSHGHIRVNGRKVHIPSYQLRPGDRVDVVEESRKMQPLQDAMKAAGTGTVPPWLKLDAAAYAGEVLSAPQRDEINTDVQEALIVEFYSR, encoded by the coding sequence ATGGCGTCAACCGGCGTACCAGTTTGCAGACAGTGTCGTCGTGAGGGCACGAAGCTTTACCTGAAGGGCTATCGCTGCTACGGCAAGAAGTGTCCGTTCTCCCGGCCGGAAGCACCGTTCCCCCCGGGCCAGCATGGCCGGGGCCGGCCTTCCAAGCTGTCGGACTACGGACAGCAGCTTCGCGAGAAGCAGAAGCTGCGCAGGATCTACGGGCTGCGGGAAAAGCAGTTCCGCCTGTACGTGCGCGAGGCGGAGCGGCGCAGGGGAGTCACCGGCGAGAACCTGCTGCAGCTTCTTGAGATGAGGCTGGACAACGTGGTGTTCCGGTTGGGATTTGCGGCGTCCCGTTTGCAGGCCAGGCAGTTCGTGAGCCACGGTCACATCCGGGTGAATGGCCGGAAGGTACACATTCCCTCCTACCAGCTCCGTCCCGGCGACCGGGTGGACGTTGTTGAGGAGAGCCGGAAGATGCAGCCGCTGCAGGATGCCATGAAGGCGGCAGGTACGGGAACTGTGCCGCCGTGGCTGAAGCTGGATGCGGCGGCTTACGCCGGCGAGGTCCTGAGCGCGCCTCAGCGCGACGAGATCAACACGGACGTTCAGGAGGCGCTGATCGTCGAGTTCTACTCCCGCTAA
- the rpsI gene encoding 30S ribosomal protein S9 — MEELRYYATGRRKNATAKVWLTPGDGTITVNGRDLSEYVGRRALEILVRQPFDVTNTQGQFNVTARCLGGGIAGQAGALRHGIARALLEVSAEYRPVLRKLGFLTRDPRVKERKKYGLKRARRAFQFSKR, encoded by the coding sequence TTGGAGGAACTCAGATATTACGCCACAGGCCGCCGGAAGAACGCCACGGCGAAGGTGTGGCTGACGCCGGGTGATGGAACCATCACGGTGAACGGCAGGGATCTCTCCGAGTATGTCGGGCGCCGTGCGCTGGAGATTCTCGTCCGTCAGCCCTTCGATGTCACCAACACACAGGGGCAGTTCAACGTGACGGCCCGGTGCCTGGGCGGCGGCATCGCCGGTCAGGCCGGGGCCCTGCGCCACGGCATCGCGCGAGCTCTGCTGGAGGTCAGCGCGGAGTACCGGCCCGTTCTGCGCAAGCTGGGGTTCCTAACCCGAGACCCGCGTGTCAAAGAGCGCAAGAAGTACGGTCTCAAGCGCGCACGGCGGGCGTTCCAGTTCTCCAAGCGCTGA
- the rplM gene encoding 50S ribosomal protein L13, with translation MITKSAKPAEVVRRWIWIDAAGVPAGRLAAEAAKYLRGKYKVDFSPHVDCGDFVIITNAAKVALTGRKGAERVYRHSQYPGGLKSRTRAEFLEKQPEKYVERVVKGMLPHNKLGAAMFRKLKVYAGPEHPHEAQQPVKVEIV, from the coding sequence ATGATAACGAAGAGCGCAAAACCCGCTGAAGTGGTTCGACGGTGGATCTGGATTGACGCCGCCGGGGTGCCTGCCGGGCGCCTGGCGGCTGAGGCTGCCAAGTACCTGCGCGGGAAGTACAAGGTGGACTTCTCTCCGCATGTGGATTGCGGAGATTTTGTCATCATCACCAACGCTGCCAAAGTGGCTCTTACGGGACGCAAGGGCGCGGAGCGTGTCTACAGGCACTCGCAGTACCCCGGCGGTCTGAAGAGCCGCACCCGCGCTGAATTCCTGGAGAAACAGCCGGAGAAGTATGTCGAGCGCGTCGTGAAGGGCATGTTGCCGCACAATAAACTGGGAGCGGCTATGTTCCGGAAGCTGAAGGTTTATGCCGGACCTGAGCACCCGCACGAGGCTCAGCAGCCGGTGAAGGTGGAGATCGTTTAG
- a CDS encoding 30S ribosomal protein S13, producing MARIAGVDLPRDKRVEYALTYIYGVGLTTSRKVLAAAGVSPETRVKDLTEGEISKLREVLEREYRVEGDLRRQVAMDIRRLSEIGAYRGIRHRRGLPVRGQRTKTNARMRKGPRRTVGAKRKKR from the coding sequence TTGGCACGTATTGCAGGCGTAGATCTCCCGCGGGATAAGAGGGTTGAATACGCCCTCACGTACATTTACGGGGTGGGGCTGACCACCAGCCGCAAGGTCTTGGCCGCCGCCGGCGTCTCGCCCGAAACGCGGGTTAAGGACCTGACGGAGGGCGAGATCAGCAAGCTCCGCGAGGTTCTGGAGCGGGAGTATCGCGTGGAAGGCGACCTGCGCCGCCAGGTCGCGATGGACATCCGCCGGCTGAGCGAGATCGGCGCGTATCGCGGCATTCGCCACCGGCGCGGGCTCCCGGTTCGCGGACAGCGCACCAAGACCAATGCGCGAATGCGCAAGGGTCCGCGCCGCACGGTGGGTGCGAAGAGGAAGAAGCGGTAG
- the infA gene encoding translation initiation factor IF-1, translating into MAKEQSIQVEGKVVETLPNAMFRVEIPNGHTVLAHVSGKIRMSFIKILPGDRVLVELSPYDLTRGRIIWRYK; encoded by the coding sequence ATGGCGAAAGAGCAGTCCATCCAGGTGGAAGGCAAGGTCGTGGAGACTCTGCCCAATGCGATGTTCCGGGTGGAGATACCAAACGGGCATACGGTCCTGGCGCACGTGTCGGGGAAGATCCGGATGAGCTTCATCAAGATCCTGCCCGGGGACCGGGTGCTGGTGGAGCTGTCGCCTTACGACCTGACCCGGGGCCGCATCATCTGGCGCTACAAATAG
- the rpoA gene encoding DNA-directed RNA polymerase subunit alpha — translation MDTVTPKIQIVEETDTYGKFVVEPQERGFGTTIGNALRRVLLSSIPGAAITSIKIDGVLHEFSTIPGVREDTTELILNLREVFVKMAPPSNGSEEPSGPLVMRIEKKGPGTVTAADIQTPPEITVVNPEAYICELADATTSLSMEMTVERGKGFVLPEKHEHLKSTIGVIPVGSVFSPVRHVNYIVEATRVGHQTDYERLTLEVTTNGTVSPSEAVSMAAAILDRQIRLFFDFNRRARADIGFGGETEGLRLGPPDARIEELDFSVRTYNCLKKANIMTIGELVQKTEGDLMQIRNFGKKSLNEVKEKLAGFGLSLKKGPAGEVVEYPDDDEEPDIEDLMGAKEASGDGDETEDNE, via the coding sequence ATGGACACTGTGACACCGAAAATTCAGATCGTCGAGGAGACGGACACGTACGGGAAGTTCGTGGTGGAGCCGCAGGAGCGCGGATTCGGGACGACCATTGGCAACGCGCTCCGGCGGGTGCTTCTGTCCAGCATTCCCGGGGCGGCCATCACGTCCATCAAGATTGACGGAGTGCTGCACGAGTTCTCGACGATCCCTGGGGTGCGCGAGGACACCACCGAGCTCATCCTGAATCTGCGAGAGGTCTTCGTGAAGATGGCTCCGCCGTCCAACGGCTCCGAAGAGCCTTCGGGGCCACTGGTGATGCGGATCGAGAAGAAGGGGCCGGGCACCGTCACGGCGGCCGATATTCAGACGCCGCCGGAGATCACGGTGGTCAACCCGGAGGCCTATATTTGCGAACTGGCGGATGCGACCACGTCATTGTCCATGGAGATGACCGTGGAGCGCGGCAAGGGCTTTGTGCTGCCGGAGAAGCACGAGCACCTCAAGTCCACCATCGGGGTCATTCCGGTGGGCAGCGTGTTCTCGCCTGTGCGTCACGTGAACTATATCGTGGAGGCCACGCGCGTCGGACATCAGACGGATTATGAGCGCCTGACTCTGGAGGTGACCACGAACGGGACAGTCTCGCCGAGCGAGGCGGTAAGCATGGCGGCCGCCATTCTGGACCGGCAGATCCGACTTTTCTTCGACTTCAACCGCCGGGCGCGGGCGGATATCGGGTTTGGTGGCGAGACCGAAGGGCTGAGGCTTGGCCCGCCGGACGCGCGGATCGAGGAGTTGGACTTCTCGGTGCGCACCTATAACTGCCTGAAGAAGGCCAACATCATGACCATCGGGGAGCTGGTGCAGAAGACGGAAGGCGACCTGATGCAGATCCGCAACTTCGGCAAGAAGTCCCTGAACGAGGTGAAGGAGAAGCTTGCTGGCTTCGGTCTGAGCCTCAAGAAGGGGCCGGCAGGCGAGGTTGTGGAATACCCGGACGATGATGAGGAGCCGGATATCGAAGATCTGATGGGCGCCAAGGAAGCGTCCGGTGATGGGGACGAAACGGAGGACAACGAATGA
- the secY gene encoding protein translocase subunit SecY has product MLSKIAAAAKISDLKNRILFMFGMFAVYVVGLHIPIPGIDHDKMEQLFATGGAFGLLDAFSGGAFRKFTIFAMGIMPYINASIIMSLLVMAVPQLEQLQKEGESGRKQIAQYTRYLTAVLAVVQAAGVNTLLRSSGILTANWFQMIQIIIVLVAGTAFLMWLGEMITDKGLGNGVSLIIFLGIVASLPMQVSSTVKLYRAGSIGLDNIVLLLVVLVATVAAIVAVQMAQRRIPIQHVKRVIGNRISGGTSSYLPLRVNSAGVIPIIFAISIQLFPQTIAQFGGDSWFGQGARRVAEFIEPGRVLGGILYFGLVVLFTYFYTAVTFNVQDVSDNLKKWGSYIPGIRPGKPTTEYLDRVMTRITLAGAVFLGLIALLPYWTPVITGVTTFGLVGGTSLLILVGVALETMQAIEAQLVMRHYEGFIK; this is encoded by the coding sequence ATGCTGTCCAAGATCGCCGCTGCTGCGAAGATCTCCGACCTCAAGAACCGCATCCTTTTCATGTTCGGGATGTTCGCGGTCTACGTGGTGGGACTACACATTCCCATCCCGGGCATTGACCACGACAAGATGGAGCAGCTGTTCGCGACAGGCGGCGCGTTCGGGCTGCTGGATGCGTTCTCCGGCGGAGCGTTCCGCAAGTTCACCATCTTCGCGATGGGAATCATGCCCTACATCAACGCCAGCATCATCATGTCGCTCCTGGTGATGGCGGTGCCCCAGCTGGAGCAGCTCCAGAAGGAGGGCGAGAGCGGGCGCAAGCAGATCGCGCAGTATACGCGCTATCTCACGGCTGTTCTGGCTGTGGTGCAGGCGGCGGGCGTGAACACTCTGCTGCGGTCTTCCGGTATCCTGACAGCGAACTGGTTCCAGATGATCCAGATCATCATCGTCCTGGTGGCGGGCACGGCGTTCCTGATGTGGCTGGGCGAGATGATCACGGACAAGGGTCTGGGCAACGGCGTTTCGCTCATCATCTTCCTGGGCATCGTGGCGAGCCTGCCGATGCAGGTTAGCTCCACGGTGAAGCTGTACCGGGCGGGCTCCATCGGGTTGGATAATATCGTGCTGCTTCTGGTTGTGCTGGTGGCGACCGTCGCCGCGATCGTGGCCGTGCAGATGGCGCAGCGGCGCATCCCCATTCAACACGTGAAGCGCGTCATCGGGAACCGGATCAGCGGAGGCACCAGCAGCTATCTTCCGCTGCGAGTCAACTCCGCGGGTGTGATCCCGATCATTTTCGCCATCTCCATCCAGCTGTTCCCGCAGACGATAGCCCAGTTCGGGGGCGACAGCTGGTTCGGGCAGGGAGCGCGGCGTGTGGCGGAGTTCATCGAGCCCGGGCGGGTGCTCGGGGGGATCCTTTACTTCGGGTTGGTGGTGCTGTTCACCTACTTCTACACTGCGGTGACGTTCAACGTTCAGGACGTTTCGGACAACCTTAAGAAGTGGGGCAGCTATATCCCGGGCATCCGTCCCGGCAAGCCCACCACGGAGTATCTGGACCGGGTGATGACGAGGATCACTCTGGCGGGGGCGGTGTTCCTCGGATTGATCGCGCTGTTGCCTTATTGGACGCCGGTCATCACGGGGGTGACCACCTTCGGACTGGTGGGTGGCACATCGCTGTTGATCCTGGTGGGTGTGGCGCTCGAGACGATGCAGGCCATCGAGGCCCAGCTGGTGATGCGCCACTACGAAGGTTTCATCAAGTAG
- the rpmJ gene encoding 50S ribosomal protein L36 codes for MKVRASVKKICEKCKVIRREGVVRVICKNPKHKQRQG; via the coding sequence ATGAAAGTCCGGGCATCGGTTAAAAAGATTTGCGAAAAGTGCAAAGTCATTCGCCGCGAGGGCGTGGTGAGGGTTATCTGCAAGAACCCGAAGCATAAGCAGCGGCAGGGCTAG
- a CDS encoding type I methionyl aminopeptidase, whose translation MVRIKSPDEIEKMRRAGRVVARTLQELAQAIRPGKTTGEELDQLAERLVREAGGTPSFKGYRGYPNSICLSINDQVVHGIPDGRVLEEGDVASIDLGVKLDGFHGDAAITVPVGKISAQADRLLRVTRDALMLGIEMARPGGHLNDIGGAVQAYVERHGYSVVRELVGHGIGRELHEDPQVPNFGRPGTGLRLTSGMTLAIEPMVNEGTHRVTSLPDRWTVVTADGKLSAHFEHTVAICEDGPKVLTEP comes from the coding sequence TTGGTACGCATCAAGTCGCCGGATGAGATAGAGAAGATGCGGCGCGCCGGGCGGGTGGTGGCCCGCACGCTGCAGGAGCTGGCGCAGGCGATCCGTCCGGGTAAGACCACGGGCGAAGAGTTGGACCAGCTGGCCGAGAGGTTGGTGCGCGAGGCAGGTGGCACGCCGTCCTTCAAGGGATACCGGGGGTATCCCAATTCCATCTGCCTGTCCATCAACGACCAGGTGGTGCACGGGATTCCGGATGGCCGCGTGCTCGAGGAAGGAGACGTGGCCAGCATAGATCTGGGCGTGAAGCTGGACGGCTTTCATGGAGACGCGGCGATCACGGTGCCGGTGGGCAAGATCTCCGCGCAGGCGGACCGGCTGCTGAGGGTGACACGGGACGCCCTGATGCTGGGCATCGAGATGGCGCGCCCTGGCGGACACCTGAACGATATCGGAGGCGCGGTGCAGGCGTATGTGGAGCGGCACGGCTACTCCGTCGTGCGCGAGTTGGTGGGGCACGGCATCGGCCGTGAGCTTCACGAGGATCCGCAGGTCCCGAACTTCGGTAGGCCCGGGACGGGTCTGCGGCTGACCAGCGGGATGACCCTGGCCATAGAGCCGATGGTCAACGAGGGGACGCACCGCGTCACCTCCCTGCCGGACAGGTGGACGGTGGTGACAGCGGATGGCAAACTGTCCGCGCATTTCGAGCACACAGTGGCCATCTGCGAGGATGGGCCGAAGGTTCTGACGGAGCCCTGA
- the truA gene encoding tRNA pseudouridine synthase A produces MSGDASRSSDPNVRALIEYDGSGFLGFQKQPSGRTVQGEFEKALGRLTGRPVRVIGAGRTDAGVHATGQVINFRPGPGIPVDRLREALDRALPPDIAVRSVEPVEAGFHARYDAKWRTYEYRIRNTPERRALEWRFVWYVARPLDICGMSRAAGTLIGTHHFGAFGTPERGRSAVREMAWAEVVADSETVLIRLKANAFLRHMARGIVGALVEVGLGRARPADVARALRAGADHPLFPMAPPQGLCLVEVEY; encoded by the coding sequence ATGAGCGGAGACGCCAGCCGGTCATCCGACCCGAACGTCAGAGCGCTCATCGAGTACGACGGCTCAGGTTTTCTGGGGTTCCAGAAACAGCCCTCAGGCCGCACAGTCCAGGGAGAGTTTGAGAAAGCGCTCGGGCGGCTGACAGGTCGCCCCGTTCGGGTCATCGGAGCGGGGAGGACCGACGCCGGAGTGCACGCCACTGGCCAGGTGATCAACTTCCGGCCAGGGCCGGGGATTCCCGTGGACCGGCTACGTGAGGCTCTGGACCGGGCTTTGCCGCCTGATATCGCCGTGCGGAGCGTGGAGCCTGTGGAAGCCGGCTTCCACGCCCGATACGACGCGAAGTGGCGTACTTACGAATACAGAATACGCAACACGCCCGAGCGGCGCGCGCTGGAGTGGCGTTTTGTGTGGTATGTGGCCCGCCCGCTGGATATTTGCGGGATGAGCCGGGCGGCCGGGACGTTGATTGGAACGCACCATTTCGGAGCGTTTGGGACACCAGAACGGGGTCGCTCTGCCGTCCGGGAGATGGCCTGGGCGGAGGTGGTTGCAGACTCGGAGACGGTGTTGATCCGGCTGAAGGCCAACGCCTTCCTGAGGCATATGGCGCGGGGCATCGTGGGGGCCCTGGTGGAAGTGGGGCTCGGAAGAGCCCGCCCTGCGGACGTTGCCCGGGCCCTGCGAGCGGGGGCGGATCATCCGCTGTTCCCGATGGCCCCTCCTCAGGGGTTATGTCTGGTGGAGGTTGAATACTGA
- the rpsK gene encoding 30S ribosomal protein S11, producing MARKPTSTGRGKPREKKNIAQGVAHIKSTFNNTIVTITDTQGNTISWASAGTVGFKGTKKGTPFAAQMASEIAARRAMEHGMRKVDVYVRGPGSGRETAIRSLQATGLEVSLIKDVTPVPHNGCRPPKRRRV from the coding sequence ATGGCGAGAAAACCGACATCTACCGGGCGAGGCAAGCCCCGGGAGAAGAAGAACATAGCGCAGGGCGTAGCTCACATTAAGAGCACGTTCAACAACACCATCGTGACCATCACAGATACCCAGGGGAACACCATCTCCTGGGCGAGCGCCGGCACGGTGGGGTTCAAGGGCACCAAGAAGGGCACGCCGTTCGCAGCGCAGATGGCTTCGGAGATCGCGGCCCGCCGGGCGATGGAACACGGGATGAGGAAGGTGGACGTGTACGTGCGCGGCCCGGGATCGGGTCGTGAGACCGCCATCCGCAGCCTTCAGGCCACAGGTCTGGAGGTAAGCCTCATCAAGGATGTCACGCCCGTGCCGCACAACGGGTGCAGACCGCCCAAGCGCAGGAGAGTATAA